The Algoriphagus sp. TR-M9 genome has a window encoding:
- the rlmN gene encoding 23S rRNA (adenine(2503)-C(2))-methyltransferase RlmN, with protein sequence MEAIQKKDIRKLSLAQLEEFFLAHGEKKFRAKQVYEWLWNKSLKNFDEMSNISLSTREMLKNHFEINHILVDLMQHSSDGTIKNAVKLYDNKIVESVLIPTTKRITACVSSQVGCSLDCNFCATARLKRMRNLNPDEIYDQVVAIKDEAEKYFDRPLTNIVFMGMGEPLLNYANVLEAIDKITSPEGLGMAPRRITVSTVGVTKMIRKLADDEVRFNLAVSLHSAINETRSLLMPINDSNPVEELGEALKYWYSKTKRKVTYEYVVWDGINDDERHARALAKFCKIIPSKVNLIQYNPIDEGDFCQAKQEAVDMYVRVLESQGIIAKVRKSRGQDIDAACGQLANKNEVADLTEE encoded by the coding sequence ATGGAAGCAATTCAGAAAAAAGACATCCGTAAGCTATCACTAGCGCAGTTGGAAGAATTCTTTTTGGCACATGGGGAAAAGAAATTCCGCGCCAAGCAGGTCTATGAGTGGCTGTGGAATAAGTCTCTGAAGAACTTCGATGAGATGAGCAATATCTCACTGAGCACCCGAGAAATGCTGAAAAATCATTTTGAGATCAACCATATTCTCGTGGATCTCATGCAGCATTCTTCTGATGGTACCATCAAGAATGCGGTGAAGCTTTATGACAATAAGATTGTGGAGTCTGTCTTGATTCCAACGACCAAACGGATTACGGCTTGCGTTTCTTCCCAGGTGGGCTGTAGTTTGGATTGTAATTTTTGTGCTACCGCACGGTTGAAGCGTATGAGAAACCTGAATCCGGATGAGATCTATGATCAGGTGGTGGCGATCAAGGATGAGGCGGAAAAGTACTTCGACCGTCCACTCACCAATATTGTTTTTATGGGAATGGGCGAACCCTTGCTGAACTATGCCAATGTGCTGGAAGCCATCGATAAAATCACTTCCCCAGAAGGACTGGGAATGGCACCCCGGAGAATCACCGTTTCCACCGTGGGAGTGACCAAAATGATCCGCAAACTGGCAGATGATGAAGTCCGCTTCAATCTGGCTGTTTCCCTTCACTCTGCGATCAATGAAACCCGTTCACTCCTGATGCCTATCAACGACAGCAATCCGGTGGAGGAATTGGGAGAGGCACTAAAATACTGGTACAGTAAGACCAAGCGTAAAGTAACCTATGAATACGTGGTGTGGGACGGAATCAATGACGACGAGCGTCATGCCCGAGCGCTCGCAAAATTCTGTAAAATCATCCCTTCCAAAGTCAACCTGATCCAATATAATCCCATCGACGAGGGAGATTTCTGTCAAGCCAAACAAGAGGCTGTGGATATGTATGTGCGGGTTTTGGAGTCTCAGGGCATCATTGCCAAAGTCAGAAAATCCCGTGGCCAGGATATAGATGCTGCCTGTGGGCAATTGGCGAATAAGAATGAGGTAGCAGATTTAACTGAAGAATAA
- a CDS encoding TonB-dependent receptor family protein yields the protein MNKILTLFLFFLCSWANAQIVLKIADVDSREPLANVRASAGGELLGRSDQRGEMRISSSESLLLHFELEGYESMSREVGPGKELTLLMAKRIMNLSEVTVSAFESERPILEQSSSIAVVTEQDFSRFNETSIVNSFNTKPGVRIEERAPASYRISIRGSSLRAPFGVRNVKVYWNEVPFTAPDGTTALNLLDLSNIRNAEVIKGPSGSIYGAGNGGVVNLHSPANPVGGRLSADFMAGDFGMSRYRLGISQQVGNGGFEASYVSQKSDGYREHSAMDRQVFQLGGFFDVSAKQEIRTQLLVSDLDYQIPGGLNADQLAEDPTQARPGSVGQNSSIAQQSVFASIGHLYRFSSKFKNSTTLYLNTNDFENPFILDYKKELGFGYGGRTAFTFDGKLAGKDLRLIAGGEYQSSLTDAQNFGNRAGVADTVRFADKLRATQGFLFQQAEWNLSEDLMLTIALSENFSSLEVDRQIDASGGTTGLQTRKFDPIVVPRFAVNYQFNTYSGVYGSISSGFSPPTIDEVRTNEGSLNLDLEAEKGVNYEVGYRLGKGKLNLDLTAFYFKLDQTITTYTNPQGVVLFRNAGSTDQKGIEAAIDYALIRSQTAFVRDLKIGTAFTGNYFTFANYQQGDNDFSGNDLTGVSPNTLVSRLDLRTAPGFYLNFTHQYVDEIPLNDANTVYQDAYNLVNTRFGWARSFAGKWELEAFAGVDNLLNESYSLGNDLNPFGGRYYQPAPTRNWYGGVKVGFLY from the coding sequence ATGAATAAAATTCTCACACTTTTCCTCTTTTTCTTATGCTCCTGGGCAAATGCTCAGATCGTTTTGAAGATAGCCGATGTAGACAGCAGAGAACCCCTGGCTAATGTACGGGCAAGCGCAGGGGGAGAACTATTGGGCCGTAGTGATCAACGGGGAGAGATGAGGATTTCCTCATCAGAAAGCTTACTCCTGCACTTCGAACTGGAAGGCTATGAATCCATGAGCAGAGAAGTGGGTCCGGGAAAGGAACTGACTCTATTGATGGCGAAGCGTATCATGAACCTTTCGGAGGTTACTGTTTCGGCTTTTGAGTCTGAGCGTCCGATTCTTGAGCAATCCTCTTCCATTGCTGTGGTTACTGAGCAGGATTTCAGCAGATTCAATGAGACTTCCATTGTCAACTCATTCAATACCAAACCGGGAGTTCGTATAGAAGAACGAGCTCCCGCCAGCTATAGGATTTCTATTCGGGGCAGTTCCTTACGTGCTCCGTTTGGGGTCAGAAATGTGAAAGTGTACTGGAATGAAGTTCCCTTTACAGCCCCGGATGGTACCACTGCACTGAACTTGCTGGATCTATCCAATATCCGAAATGCAGAAGTAATTAAAGGTCCATCGGGAAGTATCTATGGCGCTGGAAATGGCGGAGTGGTGAATTTACACAGTCCTGCTAATCCAGTGGGAGGAAGGCTTTCTGCAGATTTTATGGCAGGGGATTTTGGGATGAGCCGCTATCGATTGGGAATTTCCCAGCAAGTGGGAAATGGTGGATTTGAGGCTTCTTACGTAAGCCAAAAATCAGATGGCTATAGGGAGCACTCCGCGATGGACAGGCAGGTTTTTCAATTGGGAGGCTTCTTCGATGTTTCTGCAAAGCAGGAGATCCGTACCCAACTATTGGTTTCTGATCTGGATTATCAGATTCCGGGTGGGCTAAATGCCGATCAATTGGCAGAGGACCCTACCCAAGCTAGACCTGGATCTGTGGGGCAGAACAGTTCCATTGCCCAGCAATCTGTTTTCGCTTCCATCGGGCACCTGTATAGATTTTCCTCAAAGTTTAAAAATTCTACCACACTCTACCTGAACACCAATGATTTCGAAAACCCATTTATCCTAGATTATAAAAAGGAATTGGGTTTTGGATATGGAGGAAGAACGGCATTTACTTTTGATGGAAAATTAGCCGGAAAAGACCTGAGACTCATCGCTGGAGGAGAATACCAAAGCAGTTTGACGGATGCACAGAATTTTGGAAATAGAGCCGGAGTGGCTGATACGGTACGTTTTGCAGATAAACTGCGGGCTACTCAAGGATTTTTATTTCAACAGGCAGAGTGGAACCTGAGCGAGGATTTGATGCTGACCATAGCATTAAGTGAAAACTTCAGCAGCTTGGAAGTGGATCGGCAGATTGACGCTTCTGGAGGGACTACCGGTTTGCAGACCAGAAAATTTGACCCCATTGTGGTTCCAAGGTTTGCGGTGAATTACCAATTCAACACCTATTCCGGGGTTTATGGAAGTATCAGTAGCGGCTTTTCCCCTCCAACCATTGACGAAGTAAGGACAAATGAAGGGAGTTTGAATCTTGACTTAGAAGCTGAAAAAGGGGTCAATTATGAAGTTGGTTATAGACTGGGAAAAGGAAAGCTGAATTTGGACCTAACTGCTTTTTACTTCAAGCTTGATCAGACCATCACCACTTACACTAATCCCCAAGGCGTGGTACTTTTCCGAAATGCAGGTTCCACTGACCAAAAAGGGATAGAAGCAGCGATTGATTATGCTTTAATCCGAAGTCAAACGGCTTTTGTCAGAGATCTAAAAATCGGTACCGCCTTTACGGGGAATTATTTCACTTTTGCAAATTATCAACAAGGAGACAATGACTTCTCAGGAAATGACCTGACCGGAGTATCTCCAAATACGCTAGTTTCCCGTTTGGATCTTCGAACTGCCCCAGGTTTTTACCTGAATTTCACCCACCAATACGTAGATGAGATCCCACTAAATGATGCGAATACAGTTTATCAGGATGCTTACAATTTGGTGAATACCCGATTCGGCTGGGCGAGAAGTTTTGCTGGAAAGTGGGAATTGGAAGCTTTCGCAGGTGTGGACAATTTGCTGAATGAAAGCTATTCCTTAGGCAATGATCTTAATCCTTTTGGCGGAAGATACTATCAGCCTGCCCCGACTAGGAATTGGTATGGAGGGGTGAAAGTGGGGTTTTTGTATTGA
- a CDS encoding gluconate 2-dehydrogenase subunit 3 family protein: MNRRIALRHLALISGGLALIPSCDFSSDDILAAYDNLKVTNSQKQLLGQLSDTIIPSGELKGALDLEVQDFILVMVNDCMKKEDQELFSQGLAAFPAYAKKSAGAKFENLEARQKEDLIQNGLELEGEDNRAVSYFLNTTKRFTMQGYMASEYIQTEIIPYSLIPGRYNGAALISETQKPRING; the protein is encoded by the coding sequence ATGAATAGAAGAATCGCACTCAGGCACCTGGCGCTGATTTCCGGAGGTCTTGCTTTGATTCCATCCTGTGATTTCAGCTCAGATGATATCCTGGCAGCATACGATAACCTAAAAGTCACCAATTCCCAGAAACAACTTTTGGGTCAACTATCAGACACCATCATTCCTTCCGGTGAGCTCAAAGGCGCATTAGACCTGGAAGTGCAGGACTTTATTCTCGTAATGGTCAATGACTGCATGAAAAAGGAAGATCAAGAGCTTTTTTCACAAGGCCTTGCTGCCTTCCCTGCCTATGCTAAAAAATCTGCTGGGGCTAAATTTGAAAACCTTGAAGCCCGTCAAAAAGAAGACTTGATTCAGAATGGCCTGGAACTAGAAGGCGAGGACAATAGAGCTGTTTCCTACTTTTTGAATACTACCAAAAGATTTACCATGCAAGGCTATATGGCCTCCGAGTACATCCAAACCGAAATCATCCCTTACTCACTTATTCCCGGCAGGTACAATGGTGCCGCTTTGATTTCAGAGACCCAAAAACCGCGCATCAATGGCTAA
- a CDS encoding rhomboid family protein, which translates to MYGNFWENLRNAFKHTDNSLYKLIAINILVFFAVLVVRVFMTIGGLGNLYAEALQYLMMPASLSRLITQPWSIFTYMFLHEGIFHILFNMLFLYWFGQLVHQFLGSRKLTNLYILGGMAGAAFYVLIYNLAPYFSESIDSSLMLGASAGVFAIVVGAATLSPNTTFFLILIGPVKIKYIAMFYVLLSFANSAGANAGGELAHLGGALLGYLYIVQLRRGVDLGVPVQKVGIFFEDLFSGKRRQKVKVSYRKPKSSGSFSSFTKSTKSSPKPVDPAETTQEEIDKILDKIADRGYEALNKEEKRKLFEFSKK; encoded by the coding sequence ATGTACGGTAACTTTTGGGAAAATCTTCGAAATGCTTTTAAGCATACTGATAATAGCCTCTACAAGCTGATTGCAATCAATATTCTCGTATTCTTTGCCGTCTTGGTGGTACGCGTATTTATGACCATAGGTGGGCTGGGCAACCTGTACGCAGAAGCACTACAGTACTTGATGATGCCGGCTTCACTGTCTAGATTGATCACGCAGCCCTGGAGTATTTTCACTTACATGTTTTTGCACGAAGGGATTTTCCACATCCTCTTCAACATGCTTTTTCTATACTGGTTTGGCCAGCTGGTGCATCAGTTTCTGGGCAGTAGAAAACTCACCAACCTATATATCCTGGGAGGAATGGCAGGGGCAGCCTTCTATGTGCTGATCTATAATCTGGCACCGTATTTCAGTGAATCCATTGACAGTTCCTTGATGCTGGGAGCCAGTGCAGGTGTATTTGCTATAGTGGTGGGGGCAGCTACACTCAGTCCAAATACCACTTTTTTCCTCATTCTCATAGGTCCGGTGAAGATTAAATACATCGCTATGTTTTACGTTTTGCTCTCTTTTGCCAATTCTGCCGGTGCAAATGCAGGAGGAGAACTGGCGCACCTAGGGGGAGCTTTGCTGGGTTACCTCTATATAGTTCAGCTGCGAAGAGGAGTGGATCTGGGCGTACCGGTGCAAAAGGTCGGGATATTTTTCGAAGATCTTTTCTCAGGAAAAAGAAGGCAAAAAGTAAAGGTCAGCTATCGCAAACCTAAGAGCAGTGGTAGTTTTTCCTCCTTTACCAAATCCACTAAGAGCAGTCCCAAACCTGTAGATCCTGCAGAAACCACCCAAGAGGAAATCGATAAAATCCTGGACAAAATCGCTGATCGTGGTTACGAAGCACTGAACAAAGAAGAGAAGCGGAAACTGTTTGAGTTTTCGAAAAAGTGA
- a CDS encoding outer membrane beta-barrel protein: MKKVFWIFCCVMLISPVSIAQTQDQGNARFHGYGTYGLRYQNFGAGAGIEYFFVDKFALMPSFTFVFPQVGKESNFSADLRYYVSDGPSQLYFMVGYSQTWQDTQPDGAGTRRNSKGANMGVGAYIRITEGIGLSTEFRFQSPYPREVGFRVGLAIPL, encoded by the coding sequence ATGAAAAAAGTTTTCTGGATTTTTTGCTGCGTTATGCTTATCTCCCCGGTGTCAATCGCACAGACCCAAGATCAGGGAAATGCCCGTTTTCACGGCTACGGCACTTATGGTTTGCGCTATCAAAACTTCGGGGCCGGGGCTGGAATAGAATATTTCTTTGTGGACAAATTTGCCCTGATGCCGAGTTTCACTTTTGTGTTTCCGCAGGTAGGCAAGGAGAGTAATTTCAGTGCCGACTTGAGGTATTATGTATCTGATGGCCCTTCGCAACTCTATTTTATGGTAGGCTATAGCCAAACTTGGCAGGACACCCAGCCCGATGGAGCAGGTACGCGACGGAACTCAAAAGGTGCAAATATGGGCGTAGGTGCTTATATCAGGATTACCGAAGGAATAGGTCTCAGCACTGAGTTCCGCTTCCAAAGCCCCTACCCGAGAGAAGTTGGATTTAGGGTAGGATTGGCGATTCCACTGTGA
- a CDS encoding ABC-F family ATP-binding cassette domain-containing protein yields the protein MNYLSVDNLSKAFGERRLFSNISFGISQGQKIALVGINGAGKSTLMKIIMGLEIPDTGNVAINQQVKVAYVHQNPVFEGRMSIYQTIFDQSNSEVLQVIEDYHKAMLEAERGLDNSEKMTKLFEKMDAFQAWDFEYQVKEVLGKLGLHDTDLPVGTLSGGQRKRVALAKAILEKPDLLLLDEPTNHLDLETIEWLEDYLAKANLALFMVTHDRYFLEKVTNEILELDQGKVHRYLGNYGYFLDKKAERMEIEDIELEKAKSLYKKELEWIRRQPKARSTKAKYRVDAFEETKEKASQKREERDIQLTVTTQRLGNKIIEIEKINKAFGDKTVVNDFSYTFKKKDRVGIVGPNGAGKTTFLNMITGQLAPDSGKVSIGQTTAFGYYRQEESSFDEEKRLLDIVKEVAEVVTIAGGATITVSQFLTQFGFPPKQQHTPIAKLSGGERRRLQLLMVLIKNPNFLILDEPTNDLDLMTLNTLEEFLDTFPGCLIIVSHDRYFMDRLVEHLFVFEGEGEIKDFPGNYTDFREWEKENKNQEPRSKSQEEKTPVASSKYQEEKAPEKVKATFKQKNEFKEVNASIAKLEKEKAEITAKIAAGIADHEELIKQSNRIGAIDSELEELELTWLELSELDGIE from the coding sequence ATGAATTACCTTTCGGTCGATAACCTCAGTAAAGCCTTCGGTGAGCGCAGGCTTTTTTCCAATATCTCTTTTGGCATCTCCCAAGGACAAAAAATCGCCCTGGTCGGCATCAACGGTGCCGGCAAGTCTACGCTCATGAAAATCATCATGGGTCTGGAAATCCCAGATACCGGAAACGTGGCGATCAACCAGCAGGTGAAAGTAGCTTACGTACACCAAAACCCGGTTTTTGAAGGGAGGATGAGCATCTACCAAACCATCTTCGATCAGAGTAATTCGGAGGTTCTTCAGGTGATCGAAGACTATCACAAAGCTATGCTGGAAGCCGAGCGGGGCTTAGATAATTCCGAAAAGATGACCAAGCTTTTTGAGAAAATGGATGCCTTCCAGGCTTGGGATTTCGAATATCAAGTAAAAGAGGTTTTGGGCAAATTGGGTCTTCATGATACTGATCTTCCTGTGGGAACGCTCTCAGGCGGACAGCGCAAGCGGGTAGCTTTGGCAAAAGCCATCTTGGAGAAACCTGATTTGTTGCTGCTCGATGAGCCTACCAACCACTTGGATCTGGAAACCATCGAATGGCTGGAAGACTACTTGGCAAAAGCTAATCTGGCCCTTTTCATGGTAACTCACGATAGATATTTCCTCGAGAAAGTAACCAATGAAATCCTGGAACTTGATCAGGGTAAAGTCCATCGCTACTTAGGCAACTACGGGTATTTCCTGGATAAAAAGGCCGAGCGAATGGAAATCGAGGACATTGAGCTCGAAAAAGCCAAAAGCCTCTACAAAAAGGAACTGGAATGGATTCGCCGTCAGCCAAAAGCCAGAAGCACCAAAGCAAAATACCGCGTGGATGCTTTCGAAGAAACCAAAGAAAAAGCCTCCCAGAAGCGTGAGGAGCGGGATATCCAGTTGACCGTAACTACTCAGCGATTGGGCAATAAGATCATTGAGATCGAAAAAATAAACAAAGCATTTGGTGACAAAACCGTCGTCAATGACTTCTCCTATACCTTCAAAAAGAAAGATAGAGTCGGAATCGTAGGACCAAATGGTGCTGGCAAGACCACTTTTCTGAATATGATCACTGGGCAACTGGCACCTGACTCTGGAAAAGTTTCTATTGGACAGACCACTGCTTTTGGGTATTACAGGCAGGAAGAAAGTAGTTTTGATGAGGAAAAACGTCTGTTGGATATTGTAAAGGAAGTCGCCGAAGTAGTGACCATAGCTGGAGGTGCTACGATTACCGTTTCCCAGTTTTTGACCCAGTTTGGTTTTCCTCCCAAGCAGCAGCACACGCCTATCGCTAAGCTAAGTGGTGGTGAGCGCAGAAGATTGCAACTTTTAATGGTCCTGATCAAGAATCCTAATTTCCTGATTCTCGATGAGCCTACCAATGACCTGGATCTGATGACCTTGAATACGCTGGAGGAGTTTTTGGATACTTTTCCGGGCTGTTTGATCATCGTTTCTCACGACAGGTATTTCATGGATAGATTGGTGGAGCATTTGTTCGTTTTCGAAGGAGAAGGAGAGATCAAGGATTTTCCTGGAAACTATACGGATTTCAGGGAATGGGAAAAAGAAAACAAGAATCAAGAGCCAAGATCCAAGAGTCAAGAGGAAAAGACTCCAGTAGCAAGTAGCAAGTATCAAGAGGAGAAAGCTCCAGAAAAAGTTAAGGCCACCTTTAAGCAAAAGAATGAGTTTAAGGAAGTGAATGCTTCCATTGCCAAATTGGAGAAAGAAAAGGCTGAAATCACTGCTAAAATAGCTGCAGGAATAGCTGATCACGAAGAACTGATCAAGCAATCTAATCGCATCGGAGCAATCGATTCAGAACTGGAAGAATTGGAATTGACTTGGTTGGAATTGAGTGAGTTGGATGGGATAGAGTAG
- a CDS encoding sulfatase-like hydrolase/transferase, translating into MKFHYSIILGVSILMASCAKKEETSSTPSKPNILVILTDDQGTLDLNSYGSTDLATPNLDRIANSGVRFTQFYAAAPVCSPSRAGLLTGKYNFDAGLFGNVDIPDNDPQGKSGMPTEQITMAEMFQSAGYNTANIGKWHLGHSPDKLPNGQGFDYFFGHQRGCIDNYSHFFFWDGPNLHDLYQNDQEIYRPGEFFGDLMVDEVKNFTQSSADPFFIYWAINMPHYPYQGRPSWLEHYKDLPSPRREYAAFISTVDELVGNVLDHLEATGQLENTIVVFQSDHGHSTESRAYFGGGNAGPFNGAKFSMLEGGIRVPAIISWPGGNLPQGAVRNQWAGSVDWYPTLADLAEVTIPNPTEISGLSLRNVIYDNAASPHEVMHWATGFPENENKAWAVRKGPWKLLGNPRDPSQKLTFTEEDKLYLVNLEQDSTESSNLSQKHPEVVSELLQLHEDWLAPILESRLNNDGK; encoded by the coding sequence ATGAAATTTCATTATTCTATAATTTTGGGAGTTTCTATACTGATGGCCTCCTGTGCCAAAAAAGAAGAAACCTCCTCCACCCCTTCCAAACCCAATATCCTGGTGATCCTCACGGATGATCAGGGCACCTTGGACCTGAACAGTTACGGTTCCACCGACCTGGCCACACCCAACTTGGACCGCATAGCAAATTCAGGCGTTCGTTTTACCCAGTTTTATGCGGCTGCTCCGGTCTGTTCACCGTCAAGAGCAGGCTTATTGACCGGCAAATACAATTTCGACGCAGGCTTATTTGGCAATGTAGATATTCCGGATAATGATCCGCAAGGAAAATCAGGCATGCCAACGGAGCAGATCACCATGGCTGAGATGTTCCAATCTGCCGGATATAACACTGCCAATATCGGTAAATGGCACCTGGGACACAGTCCCGATAAGCTCCCTAATGGCCAGGGCTTCGATTATTTCTTTGGGCACCAAAGAGGCTGCATAGATAATTATTCCCATTTCTTTTTTTGGGACGGACCAAACCTTCATGATCTTTACCAAAATGATCAAGAAATCTACCGTCCGGGAGAATTCTTTGGAGACCTGATGGTAGATGAAGTGAAGAATTTTACCCAGTCTTCAGCGGATCCATTTTTCATTTATTGGGCCATCAATATGCCGCATTACCCCTACCAAGGGCGCCCTAGCTGGCTGGAACATTACAAAGATCTACCGAGCCCAAGGAGAGAATATGCGGCTTTTATCTCTACAGTGGATGAGCTGGTCGGAAATGTACTGGATCATTTAGAAGCTACAGGGCAATTAGAAAACACCATCGTCGTTTTCCAATCTGATCATGGACACAGCACAGAGTCCCGTGCTTATTTCGGCGGGGGCAATGCCGGACCTTTCAACGGAGCAAAATTCAGTATGCTTGAAGGAGGAATCAGGGTGCCGGCAATCATTTCTTGGCCCGGAGGAAATCTACCCCAAGGAGCAGTGAGAAACCAGTGGGCAGGAAGTGTGGATTGGTATCCTACATTGGCGGATCTGGCAGAGGTAACAATCCCTAACCCTACAGAGATAAGTGGATTGAGTTTAAGAAATGTGATTTATGACAATGCAGCTTCTCCTCATGAGGTGATGCACTGGGCTACGGGCTTTCCGGAAAATGAAAACAAAGCATGGGCAGTTCGTAAAGGACCTTGGAAACTCCTGGGAAATCCGCGGGATCCAAGCCAAAAGCTGACTTTTACAGAGGAGGACAAACTCTATCTCGTCAACCTGGAACAGGACAGCACGGAATCCAGCAATCTGTCCCAAAAACATCCTGAAGTAGTCTCCGAACTCCTTCAACTCCACGAGGATTGGCTTGCTCCAATCTTGGAAAGTCGATTAAATAATGATGGCAAATAA
- a CDS encoding alpha-L-fucosidase, whose amino-acid sequence MMRNTLWFVLLLSLSFCSEKAAPPSPVLPVPEPRQIAWQELEFYGFVHFNMNTFSDREWGFGDEKPEMFNPTDLQPRQWAQVAAEAGMKGLIITAKHHDGFVLWPSEYTEHSIKNSPWKDGKGDLIKELAEACEEYGLKFGIYYSPWDRNHPDYGKPEYITYMRNQLTELLTNYGDIFEVWFDGANGGDGYYGGANEVRKVDKKTYYDWPSVHALVRELQPGAMMFSDAGPDVRWVGNEHGFAYETTWSNLMRDSVYAGMPGYPEKYASGQENGTHWVPAESDVSIRPGWYYHKYEDHKVKTLPELLEIYYKSIGRNSSLLINFPVDTRGLIHENDVDAIMKLANKVKEDFANNLAPQASATASEERGTGYEVENILDGDYETYWSTSDGGKTGEISLDFGNEITFNRLLLQEYTPLGQRVKSFVLEMKNKDSWEKIAEGTTIGYKRILRFPDVTASALRIRITDSKDIPVISELGIYNAPKLMLPPAYSRNKAGEITLARPETGLEVYYTLDGSAPSTESSRYTAPFLVDKASTIKAISVNPESGEKSESITIEVDLAKAKWTTDQENGERLMDENRHSYLTSNSNRVTIDLGEEVKLTGFTYLPMQARYPSGFITNYVFEVSSDGRNFQQVAAGEFSNIVNSPIEQLIHFDAVKGKFIRLTATKTADGNAATFAEIGVLTK is encoded by the coding sequence ATGATGAGAAATACACTTTGGTTCGTTTTATTGCTTTCGTTAAGTTTTTGTAGCGAAAAAGCTGCTCCTCCTTCCCCTGTTTTGCCCGTACCGGAACCCCGACAGATCGCTTGGCAAGAGCTAGAGTTCTACGGTTTTGTCCACTTCAACATGAACACCTTCTCGGATAGGGAGTGGGGCTTTGGTGATGAAAAACCCGAGATGTTCAACCCCACCGATCTTCAACCAAGACAATGGGCCCAGGTAGCCGCCGAGGCAGGCATGAAAGGGCTCATCATTACCGCAAAACATCACGATGGCTTTGTGCTTTGGCCTTCTGAATACACCGAGCATTCCATCAAAAACAGCCCCTGGAAAGACGGAAAGGGAGATTTGATCAAAGAACTGGCTGAAGCCTGTGAAGAATATGGACTGAAGTTCGGGATTTATTATTCCCCTTGGGACAGAAATCATCCAGACTATGGCAAGCCGGAATACATTACTTACATGAGAAATCAGCTCACTGAGTTGCTGACAAATTATGGAGATATTTTCGAGGTTTGGTTTGACGGCGCCAATGGAGGTGACGGATACTACGGAGGTGCCAATGAGGTAAGAAAAGTAGACAAGAAAACCTATTACGACTGGCCAAGTGTGCATGCTCTGGTGCGGGAGCTACAGCCTGGTGCGATGATGTTCAGTGATGCAGGCCCTGATGTGCGATGGGTGGGAAATGAGCATGGCTTTGCCTATGAGACCACCTGGTCAAACCTGATGCGCGACTCCGTCTATGCAGGCATGCCGGGCTACCCTGAAAAATATGCCTCCGGGCAGGAAAACGGTACCCATTGGGTACCTGCAGAGTCTGACGTGTCCATACGTCCGGGCTGGTACTATCACAAATACGAAGACCATAAGGTCAAGACACTCCCGGAGTTATTGGAGATTTACTATAAAAGCATTGGCCGCAACAGTTCTCTCCTAATCAATTTCCCTGTTGACACCAGAGGACTAATCCATGAAAATGATGTGGATGCGATAATGAAACTTGCCAACAAGGTCAAGGAGGATTTTGCCAATAATCTGGCTCCCCAGGCCAGCGCTACTGCAAGCGAGGAAAGAGGTACCGGATATGAGGTAGAAAATATTTTAGACGGGGATTATGAAACCTACTGGTCCACATCTGATGGAGGAAAAACCGGGGAAATAAGCCTAGACTTTGGAAATGAAATCACTTTCAACAGACTGCTTTTGCAAGAATACACGCCACTTGGCCAACGGGTGAAAAGCTTTGTTTTGGAAATGAAAAATAAGGACAGCTGGGAGAAAATCGCTGAAGGCACCACAATCGGGTACAAGAGAATTCTCCGCTTCCCAGATGTAACTGCCAGTGCGCTTCGTATCCGCATTACTGATAGCAAGGACATTCCGGTCATCTCTGAGTTAGGGATCTACAATGCACCGAAGCTCATGCTGCCTCCTGCCTATTCCAGAAACAAGGCAGGTGAAATCACCTTGGCAAGACCAGAAACTGGTTTAGAGGTTTATTATACCCTGGATGGATCAGCACCTTCCACCGAAAGCTCACGCTATACAGCTCCTTTTTTGGTGGACAAAGCCAGTACCATCAAAGCGATTTCCGTCAATCCCGAATCCGGAGAAAAAAGTGAAAGCATCACCATAGAAGTGGATTTAGCCAAAGCAAAATGGACAACAGACCAGGAAAATGGCGAGAGACTTATGGACGAAAATCGACACAGCTACCTAACAAGCAACAGCAATAGGGTGACCATTGACCTGGGCGAGGAAGTCAAGCTGACCGGATTCACCTACCTGCCTATGCAGGCAAGATATCCTAGTGGTTTTATCACCAATTACGTTTTCGAGGTGAGCAGCGATGGCAGAAACTTCCAGCAAGTAGCTGCCGGTGAATTTTCTAATATCGTCAACAGCCCAATTGAGCAGCTCATTCATTTTGACGCAGTCAAAGGCAAATTCATCCGTCTTACTGCCACCAAAACAGCAGACGGAAATGCAGCCACTTTCGCAGAAATAGGTGTTTTGACCAAATAA